In Fusarium verticillioides 7600 chromosome 4, whole genome shotgun sequence, the following proteins share a genomic window:
- a CDS encoding hypothetical protein (At least one base has a quality score < 10), whose protein sequence is MKEFVLSGDIDDCWWIKGLTAKLYKYKARRTEWKDGALSDEQDTKPKDGKDDEGEDSEDNHENGDDEPAREKIKLNTESFSVEGQPLGDDCFPPLTT, encoded by the exons ATGAAAGAGTTCGTCTTATCTGGAGACATCGATGACTGTTGGTGGATCAAGGGCCTGACTGCCAAGTTATACAAGTATAAAG CCCGGCGAACCGAGTGGAAAGATGGTGCCTTGTCTGACGAACAAGATACCAAACCAAAGgatggcaaagatgatgagggtgaagacAGCGAGGACAATCATGAGAACGGTGACGATGAACCTGccagagagaagatcaagctgaaCACGGAAAGCTTCAGTGTCGAAGGCCAGCCGTTGGGGGACGATTGTTTCCCTCCATTAACGACTTga
- a CDS encoding hypothetical protein (At least one base has a quality score < 10) gives MSADQKLGEGTFKVQGQISRDGNFLEAEVGELTLNDIKKIHAHISGRKLHEKEAKKSDDEKKADEKKTAGALELNGKVTFNKHSSAVGSLAFMSDRVTVQGAILNVKVPDTEIVIEKAGLEIFFGFKSKKIEEKLDEKSDDGNNPTGENKTEASGKD, from the exons ATGTCAGCGGACCAAAAGTTGGGAGAGGGAACATTTAAAGTCCAAGGACAGATATCACGAG ATGGCAACTTTTTGGAGGCTGAGGTAGGTGAACTTACACTAAatgacatcaagaagataCACGCACATATATCGGGCCGTAAGCTACATGAGAAGGAAGCTAAGAAGTCAGACGATGAGAAAAAAGcggacgagaagaagacagctgGAG CGCTTGAGCTCAACGGAAAAGTCACTTTCAACAAGCATTCGAGCGCAGTCGGGAGTCTGGCTTTTATGAGTGACAGGGTGACGGTCCAAGGTGCCATCTTAAACGTCAAAGTTCCTGACACGGAGATCGTGATCGAGAAGGCGGGATTGGAAATCTTTTTTGGATTCAAGTCTaagaagatcgaggagaagctagatgagaagagtgatgatggcaacaaCCCAACTGGTGAGAACAAAACCGAGGCATCCGGCAAGGATTAA